The proteins below are encoded in one region of Phaseolus vulgaris cultivar G19833 chromosome 1, P. vulgaris v2.0, whole genome shotgun sequence:
- the LOC137816521 gene encoding uncharacterized protein — protein MDSEMMEAEASSSSLPSSQPQVFSSGQNDVVRDFLTLARQLITQGKPSEALQAVVAAMRTRGGDEAVFQSLHRARELYRSRLQENAAVDQLASLFAECAIAEAQPVVNEAPANNMTSPSITADPDANGTSILAESGRMQVVLDAVSDGSSFICLKCGGLVSNHRKEEHYAYWCC, from the exons ATGGATTCGGAAATGATGGAAGCGGaagcatcatcatcatcattgcCATCATCGCAGCCGCAAGTTTTCAGTTCCGGCCAAAACGACGTCGTTCGAGATTTTCTCACATTGGCTCGCCAGCTCATCACTCAAGGCAAACCTTCCGAGGCCCTCCAAGCT GTTGTTGCAGCAATGAGGACTAGAGGTGGTGATGAAGCTGTTTTTCAGTCCTTGCATCGTGCTCGAGAGTTGTACAGAAGTAGACTGCAAGAGAATGCTGCAGTTGATCAGCTGGCTTCTTTGTTTGCTGAGTGTGCTATTGCCGAAGCTCAACCAGTAGTGAATGAAGCACCTGCTAATAACATGACCAGCCCATCAATTACAGCAGACCCAGATGCTAATGGGACTTCCATACTGGCAGAGAGTGGGAGGATGCAAGTAGTGTTGGATGCAGTTTCTGATGGAAGCAGCTTCATCTGTTTGAAATGTGGAGGCCTTGTTAGTAACCATAGGAAAGAGGAGCATTATGCATACTGGTGTTGTTAA
- the LOC137816522 gene encoding uncharacterized protein At4g06744-like, with amino-acid sequence MSSIPATLLVSILYLLLVSVHMSPRDVNIDTKSLRSSSSGHRSKGTKGCNHNNNLLDTNTTPCQKSTTIQAVPASPTLVFADQRLQVVYPIIQKFKSTITSDPLGVTNTWVGSDICSYKGFYCDTPPDNTSATALASIDFNGFQLAASTLDGFIDNLPDIALFHANSNNFGGTISPQIAKLPYLYELDVSNNQLSGPFPSAVLGLSTLTFLDLRFNFFSGPVPPQIFIQNLQVLFINNNIFTQGLPDNLATTQILLLTLANNKFMGPIPRSLPKALATLSEVLFLNNQLTGCLPYEIGFLEEATVFDAGNNQLTGPLPLSLSCLEKVEVLNLGGNLLYGMVPEVVCAGLVNLVNFSLSDNYFTHVGPLCRILIQRGVLDVRNNCIPDLPFQRSVIECAEFFATPRMCPFMWFYSFIPCKLPFQNHTP; translated from the coding sequence ATGAGTAGCATTCCTGCAACATTGTTGGTCTCAATTTTGTACCTCCTCTTGGTGTCTGTGCACATGTCACCACGTGATGTTAACATAGACACAAAAAGTCTCAGAAGTAGTAGCAGTGGCCACAGGAGCAAAGGAACCAAAGGTTGCAACCACAACAACAATCTATTGGACACAAACACAACCCCATGTCAAAAATCTACTACCATTCAAGCAGTTCCAGCTTCTCCTACCCTTGTATTTGCAGACCAAAGACTTCAAGTAGTGTATCCAATAATCCAAAAATTCAAATCTACCATCACCTCAGATCCTCTAGGAGTGACCAACACTTGGGTAGGATCAGACATATGCAGCTACAAAGGCTTCTACTGTGACACTCCCCCTGACAACACTTCTGCCACTGCTTTGGCTTCTATTGACTTCAATGGTTTTCAACTTGCTGCTTCCACCCTTGATGGCTTCATTGATAACCTCCCTGATATTGCTCTCTTCCATGCAAATTCCAACAATTTTGGTGGCACCATCTCACCCCAAATAGCCAAACTCCCTTACCTCTATGAGCTTGATGTTAGCAACAACCAATTATCTGGTCCTTTTCCCTCTGCTGTTCTAGGCTTGAGTACTTTAACATTCTTGGACTTAAGGTTCAATTTCTTCTCTGGGCCAGTGCCACCACAAATATTCATACAGAACCTCCAAGTCCTTTTCATAAACAACAACATCTTCACTCAAGGGTTGCCTGATAACTTAGCCACCACTCAAATTCTCTTACTCACCTTAGCAAACAACAAGTTCATGGGTCCAATCCCAAGAAGTCTTCCCAAGGCTTTGGCCACTCTAAGTGAAGTGTTGTTCCTTAACAACCAGTTAACAGGTTGTTTGCCTTATGAGATTGGTTTTCTTGAAGAGGCCACAGTGTTTGATGCTGGGAACAACCAACTGACAGGTCCTTTGCCTTTATCTTTGAGTTGTCTTGAGAAGGTGGAGGTGCTCAATTTGGGTGGTAATCTTTTGTATGGCATGGTGCCAGAAGTGGTGTGTGCAGGGTTGGTGAATTTGGTCAACTTTTCATTATCAGATAACTATTTCACTCATGTGGGGCCACTGTGTAGGATTCTGATTCAGAGAGGGGTTCTTGATGTTAGGAACAATTGTATTCCTGATCTTCCCTTTCAGAGATCAGTGATTGAGTGTGCTGAGTTCTTTGCAACACCAAGGATGTGTCCCTTCATGTGGTTTTATAGCTTCATCCCTTGTAAGCTTCCTTTTCAAAATCACACTCCTTAG